One genomic region from Clarias gariepinus isolate MV-2021 ecotype Netherlands chromosome 22, CGAR_prim_01v2, whole genome shotgun sequence encodes:
- the tmem18 gene encoding transmembrane protein 18 has protein sequence MNTDKAKNISTIPIDGFSKIRITSTWTFLQSIQWSEPWLICLISFHIMCFAFTILTCRFYRLQIFQFLLMVVMVYSAEYLNEIAAKNWRSFSNFQYFDSKGMFISLVYSVPLLFNTMIIVAVWVRRTFVTMTELKTLQLKRKAAREKAKKAQ, from the exons ATGAACACGGATAAAGCAAAGAATATCAGCACTATCCCGATAGACGGATTTAGCAAAATCCGTATTACATCAACGTGGACTTTTCTACAATCC ATCCAGTGGTCTGAGCCATGGCTGATCTGCCTGATTTCTTTTCACATCATGTGCTTTGCCTTCACCATCCTGACCTGCAGGTTCTACAGACTCCAGATCTTCCAGTTCCTCCTGATGg TTGTGATGGTGTACAGTGCAGAATATTTGAACGAGATTGCAGCCAAGAACTGGAG ATCATTTTCCAACTTCCAGTACTTTGACTCCAAGGGAATGTTTATATCGTTGGTGTATTCTGTGCCCCTTCTGTTCAACACTATGATCATCGTG GCCGTGTGGGTGAGGAGGACATTTGTGACCATGACAGAGCTGAAGACGCTGCAGCTGAAGAGGAAAGCTGCCAGAGAAAAAGCCAAGAAAGcccagtag
- the si:ch211-196c10.15 gene encoding uncharacterized protein si:ch211-196c10.15, with amino-acid sequence MSSKKVSSHPNIVIPGNKATAMTTSTTNSEHEYAMKIGRDDHKDKRKEPSSIQNTPTKMSTKKLKDLTTRTSELERYKRRWNLRVIGMKEAADEAIREDVISLLAEIAPHLRHKLDDIVDTVHRVGPRQKDKSRQVIIQFCMRKYRDEFWRSTKFSDICKTKGIKFTEDLSKGDREARAALWPVISEARAAGKKAYYRGPYGYIEGTRIVKNS; translated from the exons ATGTCATCAAAAAAAGTTTCAAGCCACCCAAATATAGTTATTCCAGGAAATAAGGCAACAGCTATGACAACCTCGACTACTAATTCCGAACACGAATATGCCATGAAAATTGGTCGTGACGACCACAAGGATAAACGCAAAGAGCCCTCATCTATACAAAACACTCCAACTAAGATGTCCACTAAGAAACTGAAAG ACCTGACCACTCGTACATCAGAGCTTGAACGCTACAAAAGAAGATGGAACCTCCGAGTGATTGGAATGAAGGAGGCTGCAGATGAAGCCATCCGTGAAGACGTCATTTCACTGTTAGCTGAAATAGCTCCTCACCTGCGGCACAAGCTTGATGACATCGTGGATACAGTCCACCGCGTTGGACCACGGCAAAAGGATAAATCCAGACAGGTGATCATTCAGTTTTGTATGAGGAAATACAGAGATGAGTTCTGGCGCTCCACGAAATTTTCGGACATCTGTAAAACCAAGGGGATAAAGTTTACTGAGGACTTATCCAAGGGAGATCGAGAGGCTCGTGCGGCGCTGTGGCCGGTGATCAGCGAGGCCAGAGCTGCGGGGAAGAAAGCGTACTACCGCGGCCCTTACGGCTATATTGAGGGCACTCGGATCGTCAAAAATAGCTGA
- the LOC128510199 gene encoding ATP synthase subunit f, mitochondrial-like: MADRPVPLAEKRLMDVKLGQVPSWLGTRDFTPNGLIGSVRRGYERYYNKYINVKKGGFGGIAMILAGYVVLSYVWEYDHIKHDRWRKYH, from the coding sequence ATGGCGGACAGACCAGTGCCCCTAGCTGAGAAGCGGCTCATGGATGTGAAGCTCGGTCAGGTGCCATCCTGGCTTGGAACCAGGGACTTCACCCCTAACGGCCTCATCGGATCTGTCCGAAGAGGCTATGAAAGATATTACAACAAGTACATCAACGTGAAGAAAGGAGGATTCGGTGGCATAGCCATGATCCTCGCCGGTTATGTTGTACTGAGCTATGTTTGGGAATATGATCATATTAAGCACGACCGCTGGAGAAAGTACcactga